The DNA sequence GGTAATTCTGCATCACGCCATCTTAGCCTTCCCAGAATGGGATGCCTACTCTGAGATGTGCGGTATCCATGCGCGCGATTTTGGCTACTATCCGCGACAAACGTTGCAGGTGCAAATCGCTGATGCGACGCACCCAATCACAGAAGGGCTCACCGAATGGGAGATGGGCGACGAAACCTATACCATGGAGTCCGCGGGTGATGATAGTTCGATCCTGTTGACCGTTGATCACCCGAACAGTATGGATGTATTGGGATGGGCGCGTGAATACGGCAATTCTCGTATCTTCTGTTTCCAGAGTGGACACGATGATGTCACCTTTTCTAATCCGAACTTCCGAGAAGTACT is a window from the Candidatus Poribacteria bacterium genome containing:
- a CDS encoding ThuA domain-containing protein: MKIAVVTGEHGFQEKQFDAVFESMEGVQFVREDLDDFVDNPSQKDYDTVVFYNFHRPYPTDPQAQAILGLTERGQGVVILHHAILAFPEWDAYSEMCGIHARDFGYYPRQTLQVQIADATHPITEGLTEWEMGDETYTMESAGDDSSILLTVDHPNSMDVLGWAREYGNSRIFCFQSGHDDVTFSNPNFREVLTRGIRWCAQK